In Camarhynchus parvulus chromosome Z, STF_HiC, whole genome shotgun sequence, a genomic segment contains:
- the CDK7 gene encoding cyclin-dependent kinase 7, with protein MDARARAKRYEKLDFLGEGQFATVFKAKDRTNDRIVAIKKIKLGHRSEAKDGINRTALREIKLLQELSHPNIIGLIDAFGHKSNISLVFDFMETDLEVIIKDTSIVLTQSHIKAYMLMTLQGLEYLHQHWILHRDLKPNNLLLDENGVLKLADFGLAKSFGSPNRVYTHQVVTRWYRAPELLFGARMYGVGVDMWAVGCILAELLLRVPFLPGDSDLDQLTRIFETLGTPTEEQWPGMTSLPDYVTFKPFPGMPLQHIFSAAGDDLLSLLQGLFTFNPSTRVTATQALKQKYFSNRPGPTPGNQLPRPNCPAEAAKEPQNALLNLKRKRTEGIDQGLPKKLVF; from the exons ATGGATGCGCGGGCCCGCGCCAAGCGCTACGAGAAGCTCGACTTCCTCGGGGAGGGGCAG TTCGCCACCGTTTTTAAAGCCAAGGACAGGACGAACGACCGAATCGTTGCTATTAAGAAG attaaacTGGGGCATAGATCAGAAGCTAAAGATG GAATCAACAGGACTGCCCTCAGGGAGATAAAACTGTTGCAGGAGCTAAGCCATCCAAATATTATTGGT cttaTTGATGCATTTGGACACAAGTCGAATATTAGTCTGGTCTTTGATTTTATGGAAACAGATTTAGAG GTTATTATAAAGGATACAAGTATTGTGTTGACACAGTCTCACATCAAGGCATATATGCTGATGACACTTCAAGGATTAGAATACTTACATCAGCACTGGATTCTACACAGG GATCTTAAACCAAATAACTTGTTGCTAGAtgaaaatggggttttaaaatTGGCTGACTTTGGCTTGGCAAAATCTTTTGGAAGCCCAAACAGAGTTTATACACACCAGGTAGTAACAAG gtGGTACCGAGCCCCAGAACTATTGTTTGGGGCTAGAATGTATGGTGTTGGTGTTGATATGTGGGCTGTTGGTTGTATTTTAGCTGAATTGCTCCTCAGA GTTCCTTTTTTGCCTGGAGACTCTGATCTTGACCAGCTGACAAGGATATTTGAAACACTGGGCACTCCAACGGAAGAACAATGGCCT GGGATGACAAGTCTTCCAGATTATGTCACATTTAAGCCATTCCCTGGAATGCCACTTCAGCATATCTTCAGTGCAGCTGGTGATGATCTGCTCAGTCTTCTTCAAGGCTTATTCACATTTAATCCTTCCACTAGAGTAACAGCTACTCAG GCATTGAAACAGAAGTATTTCAGTAACCGACCAGGACCCACTCCAGGAAATCAGCTTCCAAGACCCAACTGTCCTGCTGAAGCTGCAAAGGAGCcacaaaatgcacttttaaatttaaaaaggaaaagaacagaaggaatAGATCAAG GATTACCaaaaaaactggttttttgA